The Vicia villosa cultivar HV-30 ecotype Madison, WI linkage group LG1, Vvil1.0, whole genome shotgun sequence genome includes a region encoding these proteins:
- the LOC131645145 gene encoding uncharacterized protein At1g10890-like isoform X1 → MPRDLSRSRSPPYRRRRSPSPAGHRYSRRSRRDRSRSPYSSYSRSRRKSRSISPRGRRSPSTSTWRRRSRSPTAKRYRRQRSRSTSLSPAHRSSSSSLGSVEQKTAIEKQRKEEEKKRRKQEAELKLIVEETTKGIEEAICKRVNESLKSEEVQVEIQRRLEEGRKKLNDEIAAHLEKEKEAARIEARQKEEQARKEKEDLERMLEENRRKVEESQRKEALEQQRREEERYRELEELQRQKEEAMRRKKQEEEQERINQIKLLGKNKSRPKLSFALGSK, encoded by the exons ATGCCGAGAGACTTGTCGCGATCCCGATCGCCTCCTTATAGGCGTAGGCGTTCACCGTCTCCGGCGGGACACAGATATAGTAGGAGGAGCAGAAGAGATAGAAGCCGATCTCCGTATTCGTCGTACTCACGTAGCAG GAGAAAAAGTCGTTCTATTTCACCAAGAGGGCGCAGAAGTCCTTCTACATCTACTTGGCGTCGTAGAAGTCGATCTCCTACTGCGAAACGATACAGAAGACAAAGAAGTAGGAGTACCTCATTGTCTCCTGCTCATAGATCTTCCAGTTCAAGCCTTGGGTCAGTAGAGCAGAAAACTGCGATTGAAAAACaaaggaaagaagaagagaagaaaag GCGTAAACAGGAAGCCGAGTTGAAATTAATAGTTGAAGAGACTACGAAGGGGATTGAAGAAGCTATTTGTAAGAGAGTTAATGAAAGCTTGAAATCTGAGGAGGTTCAGGTGGAGATTCAAAGACGGTTAGAAGAGGGAAGAAAGAAACTTAATGACGAAATTGCTGCTCatcttgaaaaagaaaaagaagcggCTCGTATTGAGGCTAGACAGAAGGAG GAACAAGCCCGTAAAGAGAAAGAAGATCTTGAAAGGATGCTTGAGGAAAACAGGAGGAAGGTTGAAGAATCTCAGAGAAAGGAAGCATTAGAGCAACAAAGAAGGGAGGAGGAACGATATAGGGAGCTAGAAGAGCTACAGAGGCAGAAAGAAGAAGCCATGAGGAGGAAGAAACAGGAGGAGGAACAAGAACGCATAAACCAAATTAAGTTATTGGGAAAAAACAAATCGCGTCCGAAATTGTCATTTGCCCTCGGATCGAAATGA
- the LOC131645145 gene encoding uncharacterized protein At1g10890-like isoform X2: protein MIKDGAHNDYFMRRKSRSISPRGRRSPSTSTWRRRSRSPTAKRYRRQRSRSTSLSPAHRSSSSSLGSVEQKTAIEKQRKEEEKKRRKQEAELKLIVEETTKGIEEAICKRVNESLKSEEVQVEIQRRLEEGRKKLNDEIAAHLEKEKEAARIEARQKEEQARKEKEDLERMLEENRRKVEESQRKEALEQQRREEERYRELEELQRQKEEAMRRKKQEEEQERINQIKLLGKNKSRPKLSFALGSK, encoded by the exons ATGATAAAAGATGGAGCACACAATGATTATTTTATGAG GAGAAAAAGTCGTTCTATTTCACCAAGAGGGCGCAGAAGTCCTTCTACATCTACTTGGCGTCGTAGAAGTCGATCTCCTACTGCGAAACGATACAGAAGACAAAGAAGTAGGAGTACCTCATTGTCTCCTGCTCATAGATCTTCCAGTTCAAGCCTTGGGTCAGTAGAGCAGAAAACTGCGATTGAAAAACaaaggaaagaagaagagaagaaaag GCGTAAACAGGAAGCCGAGTTGAAATTAATAGTTGAAGAGACTACGAAGGGGATTGAAGAAGCTATTTGTAAGAGAGTTAATGAAAGCTTGAAATCTGAGGAGGTTCAGGTGGAGATTCAAAGACGGTTAGAAGAGGGAAGAAAGAAACTTAATGACGAAATTGCTGCTCatcttgaaaaagaaaaagaagcggCTCGTATTGAGGCTAGACAGAAGGAG GAACAAGCCCGTAAAGAGAAAGAAGATCTTGAAAGGATGCTTGAGGAAAACAGGAGGAAGGTTGAAGAATCTCAGAGAAAGGAAGCATTAGAGCAACAAAGAAGGGAGGAGGAACGATATAGGGAGCTAGAAGAGCTACAGAGGCAGAAAGAAGAAGCCATGAGGAGGAAGAAACAGGAGGAGGAACAAGAACGCATAAACCAAATTAAGTTATTGGGAAAAAACAAATCGCGTCCGAAATTGTCATTTGCCCTCGGATCGAAATGA